The genomic window gctgtggccatttggggagtgaaccagcaggtggaagatctatcttatctccttctctctttctctcactgtcaccttgcctttcaactaaataaatacatcttaaaaaaaaaaaaaaagctgttgtactgtaaatgaaatagaaagaaaatgctTGCAAAATCTATTTCACAATCtacaaaaaaaattcattccttacatccacaaaaagaaaaatctaggaCAACTTGAAAGTAAACAAactggggatggcgctgtggcgcagtggtgggttaaagccacagcatgcagtgctagcatcccatatgggcactggttcaagtctcagttcctctacttctgattagctccctgttaatgcacttgggaaagcagtaaaaagatgtgtggggagcaactgggactagactgttactcgaattaagacttattctatgcatctgctctcccacaatatggcgctggggaggagtaagcttctacacagctgcctccagttcaaccaataaactgtaggacctgctcctgattggaggagagcagcgtactcggcatgtgggtagcagagttgggattggcggaagaggactataaaggaggagagagacaacatgcaccaggaacatctaaggggaacacctgagcagcccccgagagagccggccggcggtgtgccgctcccccgcggaagtggggaaagtggccagggggaaccgcccttccacggaggtggaagggtcggtagccaacccgggaagaaccagcagcaaacccgggaagggccgagcagacaaaagaacagtgcagggtcctgtgtcgttcctccacgaagagggggagcgacaaagatggttcaagtgcttgggcccctgcacttctaggagacacagaagaggccggcgccgtggctcactaggctaatcctccgcctagcggtgccggcacaccgggttctagtcccggtcggggcgccggattctgtcccggtcgcccctcttccaagccagccctctgctgtggccagggagtgcagtggaggatggcccaagtgcttgggccctgcaccccatgggagaccaggaaaagcacctggctcctggctcctgccatcggatcagcgcggtgcgccggctgcagcggcggccattggagggtgaaccaacggtaaaggaagacctttctctctgtctctctctctcactgtccactctgcctgtcaaaaaaaataaaaataaataaataaataaataaataaataaataaaaaaataggagacacagaagaagctcctggcttctggctttggatgagcgcagctctggccattgcagccatttggggagtgaaccagcgatggaaggcctctctctctctctctgcctttctctgtaactctgtctttcaaataaataagataaatcttaaaaaaaaaaaaaaaaaagtaaacaaactaCATGGTGTCCTGAAAGTcatattaaattttctttaaatatgtacTTATGGAGCTGGTGTGGTACAGTAgtgtaagctgctgcctgtgatgccggcatcctatatggacactggttcaagtcccagctgctccacttccaatccagctccctgctaatgtgcctgggaaagcagcagaggatgacacaagtgcttgggtgcttgcacccatgtgggagactcagaagaagttcctagttcctggcttctgcctggccccatcttggctgttgcagacatttggggagtgaactagtggatcgaagagttctctttgtcttttcctccatgtctgtaagtctgcttttcaaataaaaaaataaatcttaagaaaattttatttatggtactgtgtgctgcagtgggttaagccactgtctacaatgctagcatcccatatcaagaggTCTGGTtttgtgccaatgccatctcactattccaagtgatcaatttcagttcacaattgatcataatgaaaggactaagagtcaaagggagcacataaacaagtctagtatctgctaacaccaaccgatagaataaataaaggggagagtgatccaacatgggaagtgagatactcagcagactcatagaatggcggatgtcctaaatagcactctggcctcagaatcagccctgaaggcactcggatctggctgaaaagcccatgagagtatttcaggcatggaaagccaagacactctggcaaaaagatctctgtgagcgagatcccagtggaaagaacaggtcttcaaagagggaggtgcctttctctgaagggaggagagaacctccactttgactatgaccgtgtctaaacaagataagagtcggagaactcaaggggcttccatagccttggaaactcataactggtgcatagggagattactgatgccataaacaggagtgtcaatttgtaaagtcaacaacaggagtcactgtgcacttactcctcatgtaggatctctgtccttaacgtgctgtacactgaggcttaatgctataacgagtactcaaacagtatatttcactttgtgtttctatgggggtgcaaacgattgaaatctttacttaatgtacactaaactgatcttctgtaaaaaaaaaaaaaaaaaagaaaaaaaaagaaattatcaattcccaacttgactctcactgggattaaacatgacaataggtctgatctgatttcatcatcatttaaaaaaaatcatctattatttttcactttatgtttctgtgtgggagcaaactgttgaaatacttacttaaggtatactaagctgatcttctgtatattaagataatcgaaaatgaatcttgatgtgaatggaaggggagagggagtgggaaaggggagggttgtgggtgggagggacggtatggggggggaagccattgtaacacatgagtcgtactttggaaatttatattcattaaataaaagataaaaaaaaaaaaaaaaaaaaaaaaggtctggttcaagtcctagctaatctactttgatccagctccctgctaatgcacctgggaaagcagcagaagatgccccaagaacttgggcccctgccatccacatggggagacccagatggagttactggatcctgtctttggtctggcccagatgAATGGAAGATCACAGAAGATCTGgatctctcccttttctctctcttcccttttttttttttttttttttttttaatttgacagagttgtagacagtgagagagagacagagagaaaggacttccttctgctggtccactccccaaatagcagctatggccggcactgcaccaatccaaagccaggagccaagtgtttcttcctggtctcccatgggggtgcaggggcccaagcacctgggccatcctctctgccacagcagagagctggactggaagaggagcaaccgggactagaacccggcacccatatgggacgccagcgctgcaggcggaggattaaccaagtgagccacggcgctggcccactctctctcttcctatctgtCCTCCTCTTTcactatttaaattaaataaataaaacacacacaagagAACTAATGGCTTTGAGACAttgttactatttcttttttcttttaaaagatttattttatttatttgaaaggcagagacagagagagaaacagagacagagagagacagagacagagagagacaggtcttccatccactggttcactccccagaaggccacaacggcccggaactgcgccgatccaaagccaggagcaaggagcctcctccaggtcgcccacgtgggtgcaggggcccaaggacttggacggtcttcttctgctttcccaggccatagcagagagctgatcagaaatggggcagcagggactagaactggcacccatatgagatgctggcgcttcaggcggcagctttacccgctacgccacagcgccggccccaactattTCTTATCCACAGGAAAGGAACTTCAAAATTCAAGTTTTGATTCTCAAAGTGAATTCTGGAAGTAAAAGAATTAACTCTGGGAGGATTAGGACTTCAAACATCCCCAACGAACGCAACTCACCTCAAACTGAGTCACATCTCTGTAAGAAGGAAAATTCTCAACAACCAGGCTCACTAACTTCTGGGCACTGTTCTCACTTTTGCGGACGCAATTAAGGAAGGAGCCTCCGAACTTCTCCAGCAGAATTGTCCCGGTTTCGTTCAGAATCCGATGCCTCTCTTCCATCATAGGCATGGAGACCTCGGTGTCGGAGCGGAATATGTGCCGAACCTCGTCCAGGGTCACCGTGGCATAGTACGAGGCACTAGTTATCGGAATCCCTTTAAGGGGAAAAGAAAATCCAGGAGAAGAATGTCATACATCATGTGCATTCGACTCCTGCTGTTACAACACATGATtaatgaggctggcgctgtggtgcagcaggttaacgccctggcccaaGGCgcgggcatcccacgtgggcgcaggttcgagtcccagctgctcgtcttccgatccagctctctgctatggcctgggaaagcagtggaagagggcccaggggcttgggcccctgcccctgttggggaggcccagaagaagctcctggctcctgacttcggatcggcccaggAGGGGCCCCGAGCACTGGGGCTTGCCTTGCTTGGGGCATCGGCAAGGAGCCGGGTCGGgccggggcagccgggactcgaacccgcggcGCCACGCCACGCCAGCCCCACCGTCCACACAGGGTCCTGCACACAGCATGCCCTTCCTGTGCTTCGAGTATCCTTGGGAAGGGGCTCTCAGAGCCGTGCTGAGGCCGGGTCAGTCTCGGGGCGCCTAGCACCAACCTTGGTCGAGCGCTCTGTGGACCGCGGCGCACAGGGCCCAGTACCCACTGTACGCCCGGCCCCGGTACTTCACCAGACACTTGTGCTCGTCTGACTCGGACCAGAAGGAGAAGTTGAGCGTGTCTGTGAGGAACACCCAGCTGACCGCCGCCTCGTCGGCCGCCTGCGGGTTCAGCTCGTGCAGGGCCTTCCAGCCCTCCAGGCGCAGCCCGGGCCCCGAGGCCTCGGCCAGCAGCAGCTCCGCCACCCTGCGCACGCCTCCGCCGTCAATGAACACGTCCCGACTGCGCTCCGCGATGAACTGGGCGGACTCCCGGGGAGGCAGGGGCGCGTCCATTCCGCTCCTGTCCTCTGGGACttgcggggtggggggatgaCAGTTTGAACTTTGGGGCTGCTCAAACTCGAGATTCAGGGCCCGGGCCTCCCAGAGAACGGCAATCAgagcggcccccagccccgcagcgATGCCCGCGCCCGCGGGAACCCGAGGAGACCGCGGGAACAgcttcgggccggcgccgcaggcactTCCGGGAGGGCGGCCACGCCCACTCTCGCCCGAGCGCGATCAGGCCCCACTTCCGGTTGTGGAGGCCCGCGACCCGCCTGGAAGGGTCGGGCGCCGGTAGGCCGGGAGTTGCTGCTTCCCCACCTTGTGCCCCCCGCCAGCCCCCGTATGGGAAGCGGGGATGTGGGGACTGCGGTTGCCGGTCGTGGTCCCGGTCGCGATGGCCTCACAGCTCGGATCCCGGAAGGCGCGGTGTGCGCGACGCCCCGCATCCGGGTTCCTGGGGCCCGGCGCGCTTTACGGCCCTCGGCTGGGTGCCTGGCCCGAGCCGCCCCGAGCCCCTGGGCAGGTCGCCGCCTCGTCGTGCAGAATTCCTTCCGGAAGTCTGTAGTTTAGTTGGGAGGTTTGGAGAAGTGGTTGAGGAGACAGTGCGTTGAGTCGGTGCTGATCTGTGTGTGGCCTTGGGCGTGGTCTCGAATCGCACCTAGCCCGGGGTATGACAGGAGCGCATACTGGACCCTGCGGTTTGCGAGTGAAAGGGAGAGTTCGGTGACTTGGGCTGAGAGCTAAGCCTTTGTtgatggcgcagctctggccgctgcggccgtctggggagtgaaccagcggatgaagacacccccccccccttctgcctttcaaataaataaaccttaaaaaaaatcacttgaggccggtgccgcggctcactaggctaatcctctgcctgcagcgccggcacaccagtttcctagtcccggtcggggcgccggattctgtcccggttgcccctcttccaggccagctctctgctgtggcctgggaaagcactgaagaagctcctggtttctggctttgggtcagctcagctaaagccgttgcagccatttggggagtgaaccagcagatggaagacctttctctctctgtcgctctcaccatctgtaactctacctgtcaaataaataaataagataagatctttaaaaaaaaaaaaaaccacattgaaATAAACCATAAACTGTGTGTGTATGGGTTTGTCTTCTGTTTTCCAGGTATGTCTACAAAATGCTGAGAATACAAAAAGTGAGTTATTTATTTACGCAacatctccctccttccttcccaaccGATGTTATtcaggaatctctctctcctaaGCACAATCAGTGTAGACCAGCATCCTCAGCCCCAGAGGTGGTATGGACCCGTACTATCACTGTCGGCCAACAACTAGATTAGACTGGAGGTATGCACGTCCCCTGGTTCAACTCAGTAAACTGCAAGGCTAAAAAGTTTTAAGTTGCTTCCGGAAAAGCGTGCTCATTCTTCCAGAGTGACTCACACCACCTGTGGATCCAGCTGAGCTTGGATGTCAGACCTGGAACTGCTGTAATCCTTTTGGGGGCAACCTGAGTGAGTAGGAAGTCAGTTCATAGGGCCAAAAAAATAGCCTGCAAGAACAAAATAACAGCAGAGAAGTGGAATAACGGGATTGCATCATTGCACCAACTCTTAGCTTTCCTAATAAACTTCCTTGTGGTTTCAAGTAGTTTTGTGATGGTTTCTCTCTTCCTGGGACAGCATCTACAGGGAGCAAAGACACATAGCATTTGACGTCTGGTAGGGCAGGTAAGTATCTAGAGAGGActgtgcttcaggccacagcaacaacaacaaaatcaaactTTAGTAACTCAGCAAAAAGGGGATGACTTTTCTCAGAATAAGCCCAGAGTTGGTGCAGCTCTTTGAGAACGTCGGCAGGATCTAGGCTTCTTGCTTTCTGCCTCAGCATCCCTAGCCTGTAGCTTTTGTCTTCATGGTTGCAGAACAGTTCTGCATTTACAAGCATGCGTCTGCAGAAAGGGGAAAACCGAAGCGCCTAAAGGCCAAAGCAACATGTCACTTGGGTATTTCTCTGAAAACCTTTGCCAGAAACTCTACCCCTACGCATAGAATTTGGAAGAGGTCATGATGACCTCTAACCCCTAagctgacattttatttatttgaaagatttattcattttatttggcagttacacagagagagaaggaaaggtgtgtgttggggggagggtcttccatccactggttcactccccagttggctgcaatggccggagctgggccaatctgaagccaggagccaggagcttcttccaggtctcccttgcaggtgcaagagcccaaggacttaggccatcctccactgctttcccagaccatatcagagagctggattgtaagtggagcagctgagactcaaactggagtccaaataggatgccagcactgcaggcagcagcttaatgcactatgccacagtactggccactAAGCTGACAATTTTAAAGGTTAACAAAACAGGGATACAAGATCAATCGTGTGTACCGTTTTCCCCACTTCCAAGCAGTGTACAAGTTAGATTATTCCAGTCAGTCATCAAGAGCGCCATCATTCTGAAGTAAAatgtcaagatttatttatttgaatggcagttacacagagagagggagagacagagatcatctggtccctccctaaatggctgcaactgctggtgTTAgaccagctcaaagccaggagccaggagcttcatctgggcctcccatgtgggtgcaggggcccaagcactctggcccatctttcactgctttcccaggaacattagcagtgagctggatgagaagtagacagctgggcctcaaacaggtcctcatatgggatgccagcatcacagctctacctgctatgccaccactccagcctttatttatttcagagtggTGGGatcgggggggagagagagaatcattccccaaatgagcagccaggcagggctgggccaagaagtcagaagcccagaactccatccagctcttccATGTAGGGTGGCAGGTGCCCCTGGGTCCCTACTCACTGCATTCCCAGAAGTATTagatgagacttgaaccagcactatgGTAAggaatgttggcatcacaagttCAATTCTCATATGACCTcaacaacagggctgggccaagttgaagccaagagccaggaactgcagaTAGAGTGtgtctatctgctgattcattccccaggtgtggcaggaactcaagtacttgagccatcatctgctgcttcccaggcacattagcagggagctggagcagaagtggagcagccaggattcaaagtgACACTATGATATGGGtcaaggcagcttaacccactggttGTCAATGCCTGCCTCTTGCTCTTGTTTTTTATATGTTCCAGACACTGACAGACAAGGAGAGctcccatcagttggttcactctccaaatacccctAATGGACAgtgttgggctgggccaaagcctggagctgggaactcagcctagGTCATTCACGTGGATGgtaaggactcaactacttgaaccatcacaagCTGCCTTCAAGGGTGTGCAtcaccaggaggctggaattggaagtggagccaggacttgaacccaggcactataatatgggatgccagcaccacagtgaCATTTTAACTGTTGTACCACACGCAGTCAGTCGGAGTTTTCCCCACAGGGAACTGACTCCCTGTAATCCCAGGCTGCGTTATCCGGTTCCTTGGGAGGTTGCTCAGGAAGTCAGATTTCTTAcatgtgaggtgtgtgtgtgtttttaaaagtttacttttatttatttgaaaggcggagtgtcAGAGATGGGGAGATATCCTTTATtcctgacttactccccaaatatctgcaacaactggggctgggccagaccagagctagaagccaggaactccatccaggtctctaatgtGGATAGCAGATActagtccttgagccatcacctgctgcctcccagggtgtgtattagcaggaaggagcagcagaggcagaacttgaaccaggcactctgatacaggatgtgcaTGTCcctagcagcagcttaacctccagTGCCAAAGCACTCACCCCAGGTGTGGGATTTCAGCGAAGTTTGAATGTGGAGGGAACCATCAGAAATTTAGAATTGTGTTCCTCATTACCCCGATGTTCAGTGGCAGCCTTGAGATGGAG from Oryctolagus cuniculus chromosome 1, mOryCun1.1, whole genome shotgun sequence includes these protein-coding regions:
- the QNG1 gene encoding queuosine 5'-phosphate N-glycosylase/hydrolase isoform X2, with protein sequence MDAPLPPRESAQFIAERSRDVFIDGGGVRRVAELLLAEASGPGLRLEGWKALHELNPQAADEAAVSWVFLTDTLNFSFWSESDEHKCLVKYRGRAYSGYWALCAAVHRALDQGIPITSASYYATVTLDEVRHIFRSDTEVSMPMMEERHRILNETGTILLEKFGGSFLNCVRKSENSAQKLVSLVVENFPSYRDVTQFELSAMAWESRRRPSKSLGPCTHVGDLEEAPCSWLWIGAVPGRCGLLGSEPVDGRPVSLCLCLSLSLFLSLSLPFK
- the QNG1 gene encoding queuosine 5'-phosphate N-glycosylase/hydrolase isoform X1, producing MDAPLPPRESAQFIAERSRDVFIDGGGVRRVAELLLAEASGPGLRLEGWKALHELNPQAADEAAVSWVFLTDTLNFSFWSESDEHKCLVKYRGRAYSGYWALCAAVHRALDQGIPITSASYYATVTLDEVRHIFRSDTEVSMPMMEERHRILNETGTILLEKFGGSFLNCVRKSENSAQKLVSLVVENFPSYRDVTQFEGKRVSFYKRAQILVADTWSVLEGKGDGCFTDISSVTMFADYRLPQVLVHLGALKYSDELLKKLRKGEMLSYGDRQEVEIRGCSLWCVELIRDCLLELIDRKSEKPNAEINSILLDYCLWDYARDHREDMKGIPFHRTRCIYY